One Dysidea avara chromosome 8, odDysAvar1.4, whole genome shotgun sequence genomic window, TACTTGGTCCCATGCCTAACCATATTACCAATAGTTACCATAGCAGAAAGGTAGAGAGGCATTAGAGGATGAGATGCCAGGAAGGCATCGGCCAATCTCATCACAATATCGTTGTCCTGGATCACATGACCAAACCATGTAATCACCCAGCTGAGGCTGAAGAAGTAATAACACTGGGACCTACACACAAATGGACAGACGATATaacacacataatacacaatagACACACCTGGTAATAAATTCTTCAAGGTCAGGATCAAGCAAAGTTAATAAAGGCTTcaaaaatgaaatgtacaaCCTGGTACGAGTCATGTTAGCATCCAAGAAATCTCTGAAATAAAGAAGCAATTGCAAGTTAGCTACTATGTCAAGGCTAGGACCTTGTCACCTCAAGTGATGCTCAACTAACATATCCATCACAGCATACGCCACCTTATCTCCAACAGCTAGTACAAATGTGAGTACAATATCATGAAGACCTTGATAGTAGTGGATGTCTGGGTGATGGATTAGCAGCTGAAGAATTATGTTGAGTATCTGTTGTTGATATCGTCTCCGTCGAATTAGCGGTATTTCTAATAAGATGTGTACAAATATATGTTGCTAATATGATGATATTTATCTTACCAGCTGGCAGTCTGCGAACACAACGGTCTACGTCCAACATAACTTGACCTTTATCTCTGTGTGAACGTAATGATGGATCTGTGATGTGTACACCATTACAGTATAGttaatacagtacataactaCACTACCATTATTCCCGAGTAGTTTCAATGATGAATCTGTTGCTATTAATACTGGCCAAACCTTTTGGCGTACTTCATTATTGCCATAACCGCCGGGAGAGAATGCTAATCGCTTCAGAGCTGCAATATCATTTTCGTGGAGGGCTCTATCTAATGGTGGATCTAACACAAAACGGTAGTACGATGTGCAAAAGTAATGTCAGTGTTTACCTGACATATCGTGATGTGGCGCATCAATTAGAGTACACACtatatcgattgtggtttttaaATGAGCGAAAGTGTTGCTTATGCCAGAAATGTTAGAAGAAATGGTTGGAGTTTACCGCTAGGCTGTCACCAGGTTGCTGGGTGGATTTCActattgtgtctagttgtaaTATATTACGGAATACCAGTGCTCTACCTTCCTTATGCTTGGCGCCTGTTAGGAATAATTGTAAGGAAATTTGAAGTGTTTAAATTCAATAATGCTGTTTGTTATCTAGGCAGCAGCAATACTGTTGTTGGTGCACGTGAGTGCACACGTGATTACAGCCAGCATTGACCCCAGGTATGATCATGCGAGGAATGAAGATAAGCCTGGGGAGAATTTATTTTGTGAAGCTTGCCAAACTGATGTGTGAGTTAACTTGCTAATGTGCACATCAACAATATCTGTGTTCATGTCTAATAGCAATTCCCATTGGGGATGAGTGTATTGTTATTAGACTCAGAatcatacatacacatataccattaacgcacgcacgcacacacacacctgtaacCGTTTGATAGTAACAAAGAAAATGTTGACTAATTTTTCAGCTATGACAAAATTACAAAATCATACTTCTAAAAGTGCACTGAGGTTTGGTGACTTTCTAAAAACTGCAAATGTGTACAGTGGGAATGACCTTTAAGGGGCTTACTAGCATGGGTGTAATGGAGCAGAAATATTTGGCAAAACAGTAAGACTGATTCTCTAATAGACGCAATCaaatataccctaatataacagtcagctaTTCTCCAGACAGCAACACATGTTGAAAATCTCGTTCAATGAAAGTGACAGACAACACAATGACATCTTTACAACAGTATTTTTGAAACCTGGTTGCCTAGCATAAAGATTTCACAAATTCAAGAACAGGCTCTTTTGTAATGAATAAATTTTTCCTGCACCACCAAAAACTGAATTTTCAGAAAATGCTGTTCTACTGAACTAAAGTGGTAGAGACATTTACTTTTACATGGATTTGAGTACACTACATTCTACACTGATATTGTTTGTATATGTAATGACATAATCAGGAATCCATAAGCATCACTTTTATTTTGTGTTCCTGACACAATAGAAAGGCATTTTGTATTTCTTGTACAACTCTTACTGTCTAGTTAGTGACATACTGTGTGTAGTCTTGTAGATACAAAGCACTGCAGAATATGTAACAAATGTATTGATGGATTTGATCATCACTGTGTGTGGCTGAATAACTGTATTGCAGCCCGCAATTATCGGTTAGTACACCTTACCTATTCTGTCTGTTAAGTGCGTGTGTGTTCTTTTTGAACAGACCATTCTTGGTAACACTGTCAACCGGATTTATCATTGTAACACTTTTTACTATTTTcatgtttgttttgtttgtgaTGTTCTTTGCTGCTCGAGATCAACTTTGTTACTTGGACTGTTCATCGTCTAACTCTACTGAACGCCTGAGGTTATTTGGAGCAAGAGTATCCGATCCAGTTTTCCCCATCATAACAGGTATAATAATTCTACCATCTGTGATAGTTGATGCACTACTGGGACACCTGCTGGGCTTTCATATCTACTTCAGTAAGTTAAACACATTACAGaatagtaaccatggtaaccatgATATCTTGTAGTTACTAAGGGTATTACCACTTACGACCATTTTGTGAGGATAAAAAGCCAGAACCAGAAATATCCATTCTTATTTTGTATCTGTCCTAAGGTACACAAAGAATACAAGGGTGTTCTGTTGTTATTGGTTTTGTTTGTGATGCAGAAAAGTAATAAAATAGCTCCAGCAGAAAATGATCTACAAAATGGAGATGGGTGGCTGGCAACATTGGATAATCACCTTATGGGATCACAAGATGTAATATCACCATCACATGATCCTGataccagatcacatgatctagaATCTGCATCACATGATCTAGAATCTGCATCACATGATTCAGCTGATGAATCACATGACACTTGATTACATAACCCCATACCCAATCCATTgttacatgataattatttaacTGTTGATAACTCATTTAATGCCCACTGTTTATGTGCTATTTCTGCTAACAGTTGTTGATATTCTTGAGCCAGATTGGTGAACTGTGATCCGCCTACACTGTCATACATTGCCAACATCTGGGAAGCTGTACTGATTTCGTTCTGCAGTTGCTTCTTGACTGCAGCCAAACTGGCTTGAATTTCCTTCAATGCCATCACTTGTAACTGCTGGTAGGTCATCAACAGTACTTCAGTAGCCAGTAAACTACAAAAAAACATAACTGAATACAATCTGTTTGTGTTTACCTGATTACCTAGTTTGTTTCAAGTATTTGCTAAAGCAATTAAATTAAGTAGAACCGCCagaatttattatttaaaagtagtacagtggatccttagttatccaaaccccaatatgtctcaggcaatggtaaaagtgttcagctaAGTGAATAGTTTAAGCCTAAAATTTATATATtgctgttgaaatactctaatagaacaaacacctgtacaaaatactctaatagaatggtcattTTTAATTTTGGATAACTGAGGCCTACTATATATGAGTAGGAACAAAATAAATGAGTTCTGAAGCTTCAAATATTTTTTCCATTAAAGTACAAAACCATTAGAGAACACAAGTTAAGTCAGCACAGGTGAATGTAGACACCTACTTCATTTTCAAGACAATGGCGTCATTATGACTGCTGGCATATTTTCGTTCGACAAAGTCTTCCTTTAACTGGTGTTCATCAATTAGAACTTGTATGGAGTTGATGGTATCCATTAGCAACTACATGTAACAacaaatcatagataatatagtataAAAGGGATTCACAACAGTGACGTCACAACGGACAATCCTTTGACTTGTCTTGGTTACGGGTTTAGTAGTCAACAGCATCAGCCTCAGTTCATGAAATATATCCTTTATACAAATCTTCAATCACTGTGGACTTAGTTAATGTGGAAGACacaggtaaatccatgaagcatgcattgttatgccaaaaggcacctgtcaggctgaagtaatGTTGACAGTTCTTGTACCTTGTCAGGGTCCTTAGTAATAGCATCTCAAAAATAATTGGTGCCACGTCTGGCAACCATAGCAATGAAATTCGAGAGTCAATCGAGACAAACTGGCTCTGTACCGCATGATTTAATAATATCACCCGATGTAATAGTGAAGTGGAAACTGTCAAGGTAAATTCACAAAGAACCAAAGTAGAATTATGGCCACTCAAAGTCCGGATCCACAACAAGGATTGTCTGCACATAAAACTGTTAGTTTCTATGGGAATGACATCATTATTGTGAATCTTTATGCTATGAAATCATGTACATGTAGTGAGTGTAGTCTCAGCTATAGTGGACATACCTGATTGTACTGGGATTGCAATGAAGTTGTATTAGATGACTGGTCAGATATAGCAGGGAGACCTTTTGTCACTAAAAGGACATGAAAATTGAATCACACAAAATAGCATTTTGGCGAAGTGGACATTAGAGATGTGAACAAAATCATTggtttttaaattttggaaaaaagtGGTTGTGTGTGAGACATCTATTCTAGACATTTTGGGATCATCTTTATTAGCGAGGTGTCCTGaatatcaaggtgtccttattaggcCATACCTTATGTTTCATGGACTTTTTACCCTTTAGTAGTGACCTGGCAGGTTGTATAACTATTTAGGTATAATATTCAGCTGTAGCTactctgactgttttattagagtatatacagtGGGACCTGTCTAAGACTGTCACCTTTGGGCTAACTAGATTTTAAATAGCCCACACGGGGAATTTGCAAGTGGTTTTTTTAGAGaagtggcctttctatacaggtggctataaagacaggttccactgtatgattgttctattagatcaatcatagtatactgttagtgtatctcaatctttatagGTGCAGGAACTAACACCATTCTGAAAAACTGTGAGGAGGGTTTTTCCCTTCCCTTCACATCTAGCTAAACCAACGAGCTACTTGCACAAAATTTAGTAGTCTACAGTCATATTAGTACTCTTAACAAGCTAAGGGTGCTCTTTTCTGAAGGGCCCACTATAGTTTCACTGTTTGAATAAATGTTTTGCAGTATTTTGTCAAACACTCCAATACACACAAACGTATAACTATAGAACTCACCTGTATTGACCTTGTGGCACAATTGAAGAAGACTGTCACAGATGTTGTGGACAATTTCAATTTTGCTCTGAAAATAAGACATTTATGTAATTCATACCCAATACAGAAATAAGGTATAGATAATCTAtggataaggccactccaaacaaATTTAGTTTTGTGTGCTtggatttattttacaacaaaatagGTCGGTAGGCATAGTATttataaaaattgttattttaaaatgaagtagggatctatgcaataaaagtagtgaaataagagatgaatgatggtgttacagcatagctcagtgggaagtctctactttggcattgaacaaaatagtcCTAGCTAATTTGCCAAAGTAGGGGCTTatccaccgagctatgctgtaatatcatcattcatctcttgtttcactacttttattgcatagatccctacttcattttaaaataacaattttttaaaatattagtttgtttagttttttgttgtggcacagcctgctacaatgtaacttgtattatatagtccacttgtattttccacatctgtaggtatggggaaCCATCACTTATAACCATCTTGCCCATttactcagtgagaagtgggttttcccatattctgtggttatgggctggcttcgctgtagtttggggttctccttgctgtgCTCTTCAATAATGTGTACCAGGGGATCACgttctagatccaagcatccccatgtgcctccagctgtcggccttgctgttgctgaggggcacctgtctcctttagaacaataatgtaatatactgatttattgtgcttgcttctttttcttataaaataGTCTATGTCTACCAGagcaatgtaacttgtaactattctatcatacatgactgttgtattagagtatatctcaggtcagccaaggggtgtgcagctagctagaccaataaggggtaaggtgatcttgtttactgttaagtaaatagttagattgttaagaggtgtggtctccatactctattgctaatagtccacctagatctttatttgatgggcgtGGTCGCGAACAGGATACCGGGCTtacagatatctagctagtgtacCTCTTAAGACGTGAAGTGCTTCTAAAattcagctctgaaataattctgtggcgtctaaatatgctgctgacaaaagtgttgatacagaaaattaacaccttgatatggtttcgttggatgaagaagacaagcagcctgattgaagataaaagaaaagacaaggccacagagggcctacacttgtcggaaccccaaaaggcacatcccactggtgagtttgttattgtgacataaaatggtggccatgcactgctttgtttggcctctagccttgcgactgcgGTCAGgaagtgagactaaaatttgagtatTGGTAATTtctaaaaattctatatccggccacctgtaagtgttttgttatatactTAATGCTACATTATGTAttactagtactattccgtaaaggtgatctTCGTCatataaaatgtctctaggatgatttttaaaggcaggaTTTTGGGCAGCGCACGAAATTTTTGggacaatccctacttaaatggtactactgtaTTTGATTAGATTCAGACATGTTTATGATTTCTAGTCACAAGCCACAAAAGTAGATCAGCAGgtaaatttctttgttttttcttcttcattttgcacactgcaaaattcaccataaaacacgaatgcactGTACTGTATGCAGACGTGTCAAATAGCTACCTTCTAGTTACAAGCTAGCAAATAAACATAGCCAGCTATgtactagcaagagttcatgataTATAGAGGGGAATATCCTACTCTCATGTATTCCTGTATATCACCGCAGgattttagcgaaattaaacacTTGCAACTTGagtgttgtagcaaatcaatacgtgcttttgttcatTGTTTATAgagcgatgaaggcactggtgtagggaaggatcactgaaaatttGAGCTACATCCCTGTCTAAACCACAAACAGATGTGgtgatttgtgcacctcccttaaccctaACCAATTGATCCCCACCTAGGTCATAACCACTTTTGGGACCTTCTTGATGTACCTTTTTGCtttatctgttccatgcaaatTTTTATCCACAAATTCTTATGctcacagtttttcagcactggcacatagACTGCcttacatcatagggactcttatagcattTTTTGTGGTAGGGTAGGCAAATTGCCAACTTATTTGTCTAtctgtgtgttttattagagtaggtaaaagcttctttcacaccTACAACTGCAGTATCCAGAGTAACTacatctatagtatgttcacgttgagctgaaccctcaaaaacatttaataactcatggatacaattacacatgatcctgaaatttggttcatttgtagtactgcttgacccgctaaaaacatttcaaaatctttttgttcaaatgtttgacataatatttatggccaatcaaaatttttgcaatacatttcctatgggaaagccatataaatacagtgtccattacagccctttcccaaacttgtaatggagccaaactgtacgtgtctgttgttgacacctttgctgttaccaataatcatctggttggctgaaatgttaactctgttgagaaaaaatccactttttctcaacgtgaacatactatatgttTTAGCATATAGGTATGCACTGGCATGCAAAACTATGTGAGGCTTTGTTCATATTTATCTCATAACTGCTGTAGAAAACAAGCAACTTGCATGATTGGGCAGGTacctactgtgcatctgaaaaaatgATATTACTGGTGCCATGCAGATGCTgtagtttacactgaggaactgtGTGTGCAATTACTTGGCCTGG contains:
- the LOC136263619 gene encoding uncharacterized protein, translated to MAANCNEDMKLVTLAKDACRVKNKAILSQASGECRQAQCAYLKQHLFNTIIQETVLSSEMELPLVGPLMSHGYQTPLAHQSKIEIVHNICDSLLQLCHKVNTVTKGLPAISDQSSNTTSLQSQYNQLLMDTINSIQVLIDEHQLKEDFVERKYASSHNDAIVLKMNLLATEVLLMTYQQLQVMALKEIQASLAAVKKQLQNEISTASQMLAMYDSVGGSQFTNLAQEYQQLLAEIAHKQWALNELSTVK
- the LOC136263616 gene encoding TBC1 domain family member 20-like translates to MSDPPLDRALHENDIAALKRLAFSPGGYGNNEVRQKVWPVLIATDSSLKLLGNNDPSLRSHRDKGQVMLDVDRCVRRLPAEIPLIRRRRYQQQILNIILQLLIHHPDIHYYQGLHDIVLTFVLAVGDKVAYAVMDMLVEHHLRDFLDANMTRTRLYISFLKPLLTLLDPDLEEFITRSQCYYFFSLSWVITWFGHVIQDNDIVMRLADAFLASHPLMPLYLSAMLVVSRRDEVLSLECEMSCVHSFLSNIPEDLNYEKLLTQAWDTFQKFPPEKVAKLGSISMSSSITLMNYPRLLRQVEGTMLPVDYWMWVGLGAIAAAALAVMYHYMTSTK
- the LOC136263617 gene encoding palmitoyltransferase ZDHHC11-like; this translates as MSESVAYARNVRRNGWSLPLGCHQVAGWISLLCLVVIYYGIPVLYLPYAWRLLGIIAAAILLLVHVSAHVITASIDPRYDHARNEDKPGENLFCEACQTDVLVDTKHCRICNKCIDGFDHHCVWLNNCIAARNYRPFLVTLSTGFIIVTLFTIFMFVLFVMFFAARDQLCYLDCSSSNSTERLRLFGARVSDPVFPIITGIIILPSVIVDALLGHLLGFHIYFITKGITTYDHFVRIKSQNQKYPFLFCICPKKSNKIAPAENDLQNGDGWLATLDNHLMGSQDVISPSHDPDTRSHDLESASHDLESASHDSADESHDT